In the Methanobrevibacter sp. genome, CTAAAACAATTAATTATAATATATATTTGGGAATATATAAAATTTTTTAAAAAGAAATGAAAATGCATAAAAATAATCTAAAGTATTAATAAACATTTTCAATAAAAATATTAGTATTAATTTATATAAATACCAAGAGGCTGAAAAATGAAAATGCCTGAAAAGATAGATACAATCATGTTTGCACCTTGTGGAATGAACTGTAAGCTATGCATTAAACACCTGTCAGAGAACAGCTCCTGTCCTGGATGCCTGATAGATAGCCCAAATAAGACAAAGAATGCATTGAAGTGCAAAATAAGGAAATGCCTTGAAACGAAAAGAGTGAAATATTGCGGTAGATGCAGCGAATTCCCTTGCAAGCTCATTAAGAAACAGGATAAAAACTATAAAAAGAGATACGATTTTTCCACATTAAAAAATGCAAAAAGAATCACTTATACCGGAATCAATAAGATTATGCTTGAGGACAGAATGAACTGGGAGTGTGAGTCATGCGGAGGAATCATAAGCATTCAAGAGCATATCTGCAGTGAATGTGGACAAAAGAATGATAATAAATAGTTTTATTAGATTTACTAAATATTATAAAAAGTTTAATCGAGAAAAGAATAAAAAATTATAAATTATATTAAATATTAAATAATATAGTACATAACTTAAATGAATAAATTAAAAATACTTAAAAAGTGATATGATGGCAGCTATTCAATGTCCTAGATGCGGAAAGATAAACGATGGAACTACCGATTTCTGCATATACTGTGGGACTATCTATGAGGAATACAATGCTGAAGAGGATGATTCAAATTTCTTCTTTATTCCTACAGGAGGCGGGAAAAAACAGAAGGTTAAATTTAATCCTATGCCAGATAA is a window encoding:
- a CDS encoding DUF3795 domain-containing protein, with the translated sequence MKMPEKIDTIMFAPCGMNCKLCIKHLSENSSCPGCLIDSPNKTKNALKCKIRKCLETKRVKYCGRCSEFPCKLIKKQDKNYKKRYDFSTLKNAKRITYTGINKIMLEDRMNWECESCGGIISIQEHICSECGQKNDNK